The Oncorhynchus tshawytscha isolate Ot180627B linkage group LG30, Otsh_v2.0, whole genome shotgun sequence genome includes a region encoding these proteins:
- the LOC121841427 gene encoding transcription factor COE1-like isoform X2, producing the protein MPHNNQRAADIAEALYNVPRNHNQLSGLGNSSVHAGMMGVNSFPGQLAVNVSESSQGANQGEGAGRYGCGAIVIETGFSRNTSSVSPHGYVPSSTPQQSNYSSVTTSMNGYGNTGMSNLGGSPSFLNGSAANSPYAIVPSSPTMASSTSLPSNCSSSSGIFSFSPANMVSAVKQKSAFAPVVRPQTSPPPTCTNGNGLQDQSFVDSSKYSTASSLQGLAFS; encoded by the exons ATGCCTCACAACAACCAG CGTGCGGCGGATATAGCGGAGGCTCTTTACAATGTTCCCAGAAACCACAACCAGTTGAGCGGCCTGGGCAACAGCTCCGTCCACGCAGGCATGATGGGGGTCAACTCCTTCCCTGGCCAGCTGGCCGTCAACGTGTCCGAGTCCTCCCAGGGAGCCAATCAGGGTGAGGGGGCGGGTCGATACGGGTGTGGCGCTATCGTCATAGAAACCG gtttcaGTCGGAACACGAGCAGCGTGTCTCCACATGGCTATGTGCCCAGCTCCACCCCCCAGCAGAGTAACTACAGCTCTGTGACCACCAGCATGAACGGCTACGGCAACACTGGCATGTCCAACCTGGGAGGATCCCCCAGCTTCCTCAACGGCAGCGCTGCCAACTCGCCCTACGCCA tcgTTCCCTCCAGTCCCACCATGGCGTCCTCCACCAGCCTGCCCTCTAACTGTAGCAGTTCCTCTGGgatcttctccttctcccctgcCAACATGGTGTCGGCCGTCAAGCAGAAGAGCGCCTTCGCCCCTGTGGTGCGACCTCAGACCTCACCCCCACCCACCTGCACCAACGGCAACGGTCTCCAAG ATCAGTCTTTTGTGGACTCTAGCAAGTACTCTACAGCCAGCTCACTGCAGGGCCTGGCCTTTTCCTGA
- the LOC121841427 gene encoding transcription factor COE1-like isoform X1: MPHNNQEMILKRAADIAEALYNVPRNHNQLSGLGNSSVHAGMMGVNSFPGQLAVNVSESSQGANQGEGAGRYGCGAIVIETGFSRNTSSVSPHGYVPSSTPQQSNYSSVTTSMNGYGNTGMSNLGGSPSFLNGSAANSPYAIVPSSPTMASSTSLPSNCSSSSGIFSFSPANMVSAVKQKSAFAPVVRPQTSPPPTCTNGNGLQDQSFVDSSKYSTASSLQGLAFS, from the exons ATGCCTCACAACAACCAG GAGATGATTCTGAAGCGTGCGGCGGATATAGCGGAGGCTCTTTACAATGTTCCCAGAAACCACAACCAGTTGAGCGGCCTGGGCAACAGCTCCGTCCACGCAGGCATGATGGGGGTCAACTCCTTCCCTGGCCAGCTGGCCGTCAACGTGTCCGAGTCCTCCCAGGGAGCCAATCAGGGTGAGGGGGCGGGTCGATACGGGTGTGGCGCTATCGTCATAGAAACCG gtttcaGTCGGAACACGAGCAGCGTGTCTCCACATGGCTATGTGCCCAGCTCCACCCCCCAGCAGAGTAACTACAGCTCTGTGACCACCAGCATGAACGGCTACGGCAACACTGGCATGTCCAACCTGGGAGGATCCCCCAGCTTCCTCAACGGCAGCGCTGCCAACTCGCCCTACGCCA tcgTTCCCTCCAGTCCCACCATGGCGTCCTCCACCAGCCTGCCCTCTAACTGTAGCAGTTCCTCTGGgatcttctccttctcccctgcCAACATGGTGTCGGCCGTCAAGCAGAAGAGCGCCTTCGCCCCTGTGGTGCGACCTCAGACCTCACCCCCACCCACCTGCACCAACGGCAACGGTCTCCAAG ATCAGTCTTTTGTGGACTCTAGCAAGTACTCTACAGCCAGCTCACTGCAGGGCCTGGCCTTTTCCTGA
- the LOC121841427 gene encoding transcription factor COE1-like isoform X5 → MPHNNQEMILKRAADIAEALYNVPRNHNQLSGLGNSSVHAGMMGVNSFPGQLAVNVSESSQGANQGFSRNTSSVSPHGYVPSSTPQQSNYSSVTTSMNGYGNTGMSNLGGSPSFLNGSAANSPYAIVPSSPTMASSTSLPSNCSSSSGIFSFSPANMVSAVKQKSAFAPVVRPQTSPPPTCTNGNGLQDQSFVDSSKYSTASSLQGLAFS, encoded by the exons ATGCCTCACAACAACCAG GAGATGATTCTGAAGCGTGCGGCGGATATAGCGGAGGCTCTTTACAATGTTCCCAGAAACCACAACCAGTTGAGCGGCCTGGGCAACAGCTCCGTCCACGCAGGCATGATGGGGGTCAACTCCTTCCCTGGCCAGCTGGCCGTCAACGTGTCCGAGTCCTCCCAGGGAGCCAATCAGG gtttcaGTCGGAACACGAGCAGCGTGTCTCCACATGGCTATGTGCCCAGCTCCACCCCCCAGCAGAGTAACTACAGCTCTGTGACCACCAGCATGAACGGCTACGGCAACACTGGCATGTCCAACCTGGGAGGATCCCCCAGCTTCCTCAACGGCAGCGCTGCCAACTCGCCCTACGCCA tcgTTCCCTCCAGTCCCACCATGGCGTCCTCCACCAGCCTGCCCTCTAACTGTAGCAGTTCCTCTGGgatcttctccttctcccctgcCAACATGGTGTCGGCCGTCAAGCAGAAGAGCGCCTTCGCCCCTGTGGTGCGACCTCAGACCTCACCCCCACCCACCTGCACCAACGGCAACGGTCTCCAAG ATCAGTCTTTTGTGGACTCTAGCAAGTACTCTACAGCCAGCTCACTGCAGGGCCTGGCCTTTTCCTGA
- the LOC121841427 gene encoding transcription factor COE1-A-like isoform X3 translates to MPHNNQEMILKRAADIAEALYNVPRNHNQLSGLGNSSVHAGMMGVNSFPGQLAVNVSESSQGANQGEGAGRYGCGAIVIETGFSRNTSSVSPHGYVPSSTPQQSNYSSVTTSMNGYGNTGMSNLGGSPSFLNGSAANSPYAIVPSSPTMASSTSLPSNCSSSSGIFSFSPANMVSAVKQKSAFAPVVRPQTSPPPTCTNGNGLQAVIPGMIVPPM, encoded by the exons ATGCCTCACAACAACCAG GAGATGATTCTGAAGCGTGCGGCGGATATAGCGGAGGCTCTTTACAATGTTCCCAGAAACCACAACCAGTTGAGCGGCCTGGGCAACAGCTCCGTCCACGCAGGCATGATGGGGGTCAACTCCTTCCCTGGCCAGCTGGCCGTCAACGTGTCCGAGTCCTCCCAGGGAGCCAATCAGGGTGAGGGGGCGGGTCGATACGGGTGTGGCGCTATCGTCATAGAAACCG gtttcaGTCGGAACACGAGCAGCGTGTCTCCACATGGCTATGTGCCCAGCTCCACCCCCCAGCAGAGTAACTACAGCTCTGTGACCACCAGCATGAACGGCTACGGCAACACTGGCATGTCCAACCTGGGAGGATCCCCCAGCTTCCTCAACGGCAGCGCTGCCAACTCGCCCTACGCCA tcgTTCCCTCCAGTCCCACCATGGCGTCCTCCACCAGCCTGCCCTCTAACTGTAGCAGTTCCTCTGGgatcttctccttctcccctgcCAACATGGTGTCGGCCGTCAAGCAGAAGAGCGCCTTCGCCCCTGTGGTGCGACCTCAGACCTCACCCCCACCCACCTGCACCAACGGCAACGGTCTCCAAG
- the LOC121841427 gene encoding transcription factor COE1-A-like isoform X4: protein MPHNNQEMILKRAADIAEALYNVPRNHNQLSGLGNSSVHAGMMGVNSFPGQLAVNVSESSQGANQGEGAGRYGCGAIVIETGFSRNTSSVSPHGYVPSSTPQQSNYSSVTTSMNGYGNTGMSNLGGSPSFLNGSAANSPYAIVPSSPTMASSTSLPSNCSSSSGIFSFSPANMVSAVKQKSAFAPVVRPQTSPPPTCTNGNGLQVIPGMIVPPM from the exons ATGCCTCACAACAACCAG GAGATGATTCTGAAGCGTGCGGCGGATATAGCGGAGGCTCTTTACAATGTTCCCAGAAACCACAACCAGTTGAGCGGCCTGGGCAACAGCTCCGTCCACGCAGGCATGATGGGGGTCAACTCCTTCCCTGGCCAGCTGGCCGTCAACGTGTCCGAGTCCTCCCAGGGAGCCAATCAGGGTGAGGGGGCGGGTCGATACGGGTGTGGCGCTATCGTCATAGAAACCG gtttcaGTCGGAACACGAGCAGCGTGTCTCCACATGGCTATGTGCCCAGCTCCACCCCCCAGCAGAGTAACTACAGCTCTGTGACCACCAGCATGAACGGCTACGGCAACACTGGCATGTCCAACCTGGGAGGATCCCCCAGCTTCCTCAACGGCAGCGCTGCCAACTCGCCCTACGCCA tcgTTCCCTCCAGTCCCACCATGGCGTCCTCCACCAGCCTGCCCTCTAACTGTAGCAGTTCCTCTGGgatcttctccttctcccctgcCAACATGGTGTCGGCCGTCAAGCAGAAGAGCGCCTTCGCCCCTGTGGTGCGACCTCAGACCTCACCCCCACCCACCTGCACCAACGGCAACGGTCTCCAAG
- the LOC121841428 gene encoding RNA-binding protein 25-like, producing RDRETERQRERDRERQRQRERETERERQRETERQRETDRERERDRERQTERDRETERQRETDRERERERERERDKDRERERETKTERERQRQREREREKDRERETDRERDRQRERERQTERDRETERQRERDRERERERERETERERQRETERQRETDRERERDRERQTERERERQRERDKDRERERDKDRERDRDKRQREREREKTEREREETDRDR from the coding sequence agagacagagagacagagagacagagagagagagacagagagagacagagacagagagagagagagacagagagagagagacagagagagacagagagacagagagagacagacagagagagagagagagacagagagagacagacagagagagacagagagacagagagacagagagagacagacagagagagagagagagagagagagagagagagagacaaagacagagagagagagagagagacaaagacagagagagagagacaaagacagagagagagagagagagagaaagacagagagagagagacagacagagagagagacagacagagagagagagagagacagacagagagagacagagagacagagagacagagagagagagacagagagagagagagagagagagagagagagacagagagagagagacagagagagacagagagacagagagagacagacagagagagagagagagacagagagagacagacagagagagagagagagagacagagagagagagacaaagacagagagagagagagagacaaagacagagagagagacagagacaagagacagagagagagagagagagagaagacagagagagagagagaggagacagacagagacaga